In Candidatus Polarisedimenticolia bacterium, a single genomic region encodes these proteins:
- a CDS encoding site-specific DNA-methyltransferase, with protein MAKKAKPKGKSVEALRHADDKRKNIPTAEHESVIDREQRKPLTLRYPRNADLDPQLVWRGKDEQDWSDLVVHAPPLYIQEKIHPKVLIDDLLRQTKAAQPPAAQPDLFADFNGLPESVDRTEFYQHDQNWSNRMILGDSLQVMASLAEREGLQGKVQFIYIDPPYGIKFNSNFQWSTTSRDVKEKADHITRESEQVKAFRDTWRDGIHSYLTYLRDRLTVARALLTDSGSIFIQIGDENVHRVRAVMDEVFGDANFVSLICYSTTGGFSSASTLSRTGDYLLWYSRDISRVKYRQLHVRKDSLEAVQNAYDQIELASLERRAMSAEEKRDPSVLPDGSRAFTDGDPTSQGTGAATIEFLYHGRIFHPGEANHWKAPVPEGMRRLASSNRLQITPKGKLRYVRYLSDFDQNPITNSWFDVAGAVQDRADPKIYVVQTSVKIVQRCLLMTTDPGDLVLDPTCGAGTTATVSEKWGRRWITIDTSRVALALARARIMGARYPYYLLADSREGQLKEAEITHTAPGSRPVHGNIRHGFVYERVPHVTLKSIANNAEIDVIWEKWQTTLEPLREKLSVALNREWREWEIPREANATWPDAAKKAHACWWEARIARQKEIDASIAAKGEFEDLYDKPYEDKKIVRVAGPFTVESLSPHRVLGVDEDDQLIDPFKATDGAPGYGAGQTFEQIILENLKTAGVQQAHKEDKIQFISLTGWPGTWICAEGRYREGGREKRAGIFIGPEFGTVSRPDLVESAREAGDAGFDVVIACAFNYDAHAGEFHKLGRVPVLKARMNADLHMATDLKTTGKGNLFVIFGEPDIEVESVKDGKLRVTVKGVDVFDPTTGEIRSDSAEGIACWMIDTDYNGESFFVRHAYFLGQNDPYSALKTSLKAEIDADAWASLNSAVSRPFDKPKSGRIAVKVINHLGDEVMKVFRM; from the coding sequence ATGGCGAAGAAAGCCAAACCCAAAGGAAAATCCGTCGAGGCGCTTCGCCATGCCGACGACAAGCGTAAGAACATCCCGACCGCGGAGCACGAGTCTGTAATAGATCGGGAGCAAAGGAAGCCCCTGACGCTGCGATATCCTCGAAACGCCGACCTCGATCCGCAACTTGTCTGGCGCGGCAAGGACGAGCAGGACTGGAGCGACCTCGTCGTCCATGCCCCGCCCCTCTACATCCAGGAGAAGATCCATCCGAAGGTGCTGATCGACGATCTTCTGCGACAAACCAAAGCGGCGCAGCCGCCGGCCGCTCAGCCTGATCTTTTCGCCGACTTCAATGGCCTCCCCGAAAGCGTCGACCGCACCGAGTTCTACCAGCACGATCAGAACTGGTCCAATCGCATGATCCTTGGTGACTCCCTCCAGGTCATGGCTAGCCTGGCCGAGCGCGAGGGGCTGCAAGGGAAGGTGCAATTCATCTACATCGATCCCCCCTACGGCATCAAGTTCAACAGCAACTTCCAGTGGTCAACGACGAGTCGCGACGTGAAGGAGAAGGCCGATCACATCACGCGTGAGTCCGAACAGGTCAAGGCCTTCCGGGACACTTGGCGCGACGGCATACACAGCTACCTCACTTACCTACGCGACCGGCTCACAGTGGCCCGTGCCCTCCTTACTGACTCCGGCTCCATCTTCATCCAGATTGGCGATGAGAATGTCCATAGGGTCAGAGCAGTGATGGATGAAGTGTTTGGCGATGCGAATTTTGTCAGTCTCATCTGTTATTCAACGACCGGAGGCTTCTCTTCAGCAAGCACACTGAGTCGAACTGGGGACTACCTTCTCTGGTATTCGCGAGACATCTCACGGGTCAAGTACCGCCAGTTGCATGTGAGGAAGGACTCCTTAGAGGCGGTCCAGAATGCTTACGATCAGATCGAGTTGGCCTCGCTGGAACGAAGGGCGATGTCGGCTGAAGAGAAACGCGATCCGAGTGTTCTGCCAGATGGTTCACGGGCGTTCACTGATGGCGACCCAACTAGCCAAGGAACCGGCGCCGCGACAATCGAGTTCCTGTATCACGGCCGCATATTTCATCCTGGGGAGGCTAACCATTGGAAGGCCCCTGTTCCAGAAGGAATGAGGCGATTAGCTTCCTCAAATCGGCTGCAGATTACCCCGAAGGGCAAATTGCGCTATGTGCGGTATCTCAGCGACTTCGATCAAAACCCCATTACGAACTCCTGGTTTGATGTTGCAGGCGCGGTGCAAGACCGGGCTGACCCGAAGATCTACGTCGTTCAGACAAGTGTAAAGATTGTCCAGAGGTGTCTCTTGATGACAACGGATCCGGGCGATCTCGTGCTAGATCCGACCTGTGGGGCAGGCACAACAGCTACCGTCAGTGAAAAGTGGGGCCGCCGCTGGATTACGATTGACACGTCCCGAGTGGCGTTGGCTCTGGCCCGTGCTCGCATCATGGGGGCGCGTTACCCGTACTATCTGCTCGCGGATTCGCGGGAGGGCCAGCTCAAGGAAGCTGAAATCACCCACACCGCGCCCGGCAGCCGGCCCGTGCACGGCAACATCCGCCATGGATTTGTCTACGAGCGCGTGCCACACGTTACGCTCAAGTCCATCGCCAATAACGCGGAGATCGACGTCATCTGGGAGAAGTGGCAGACAACGCTGGAGCCGCTGCGGGAGAAGCTGAGTGTCGCGTTGAACAGAGAATGGCGGGAATGGGAGATTCCACGCGAGGCTAATGCCACGTGGCCGGACGCGGCCAAGAAGGCGCACGCCTGCTGGTGGGAGGCGCGCATCGCCCGCCAAAAGGAGATCGACGCCTCGATTGCCGCCAAGGGGGAGTTCGAAGATCTCTACGACAAGCCGTACGAGGACAAGAAGATCGTGCGCGTCGCCGGTCCGTTCACCGTCGAGAGCCTCAGTCCCCATCGGGTGCTCGGCGTGGACGAGGACGACCAATTGATCGACCCATTCAAAGCTACGGATGGCGCTCCTGGGTACGGCGCCGGGCAGACCTTTGAGCAGATAATTCTGGAGAACCTCAAGACAGCCGGCGTCCAGCAGGCGCACAAGGAGGACAAGATTCAATTCATCTCCCTTACAGGCTGGCCTGGCACATGGATCTGCGCAGAGGGGCGCTACCGCGAAGGGGGCCGGGAGAAGCGCGCCGGCATCTTTATCGGTCCCGAGTTCGGCACCGTCTCACGCCCCGACCTCGTCGAGTCGGCGCGAGAGGCTGGCGACGCAGGCTTTGACGTGGTCATCGCCTGCGCCTTCAACTATGACGCGCACGCGGGTGAGTTTCACAAGCTCGGCCGCGTGCCGGTGCTGAAGGCACGCATGAACGCCGACCTGCACATGGCCACCGATCTCAAGACCACGGGGAAAGGGAACCTTTTTGTCATCTTCGGCGAGCCCGACATCGAGGTTGAGAGCGTCAAGGACGGCAAGTTGCGCGTCACGGTGAAGGGGGTCGATGTCTTCGACCCCACGACCGGCGAGATCCGCAGTGACTCGGCGGAAGGGATCGCCTGCTGGATGATCGACACCGACTACAACGGCGAGAGCTTCTTCGTCCGGCATGCGTATTTTCTCGGCCAGAACGACCCGTACAGCGCTCTGAAGACTTCACTCAAGGCGGAAATCGATGCCGACGCGTGGGCCAGCCTCAACAGCGCTGTGTCGCGGCCGTTCGACAAGCCGAAGAGCGGGCGCATCGCCGTCAAGGTGATCAATCACCTGGGCGACGAGGTGATGAAAGTGTTCCGGATGTGA